Proteins from a genomic interval of Pecten maximus chromosome 13, xPecMax1.1, whole genome shotgun sequence:
- the LOC117340607 gene encoding uncharacterized protein LOC117340607, with translation MRATTLRPSDESHRHIIVRRDPPPYNHGPGSSLVLSPQETKYTRTEGDTLPDITCTADCRPGCTFVWTRPDNTNLTVSPVLSMGQLDRSEHGTYRCTAWNVGGESTKVINVTVKYEPRPYQMLHQNQTFFLSQSDTVILSSTFISNPAPSFTWTFQPYKSFDATHLRDGMDGVIIQNTFEASNATALSVLTRTSIQEMWFGLYNVTATNNQGSAMLSFTVREKLNPGIPTTLLIGCTMPHSVEVSWSDGGDSQYYRVMFSTDRFLLSQEVYPVTITKHTDGSDVYSQNIDNLDGGHVYFFKVVAYNKYGNTTSTDAVGCTVHEPCSSGTDSMYVTGVVLTVTSVLTLLFTVGIEIYFRRNGRLCHRKRQLPKQKEYQDVQLSDRGGRSQSENERSPYQELDTNEVAKASVYSEIGGHHHDTVTLTGSSEYVVPGTEFTLTCDVPEEGKVVTFYRRPDVTTPEGSIQVAGDQCYNTKASPPVPCTPDVCSCVTSGGLGTVFRWIIQPQTGNHGSVWYCRRTNYNLPKFTMDSDNYTLNMAGMR, from the exons ATGGTCCTGGTTCCTCGCTCGTATTATCACCACAGGAGACCAAGTATACCAGGACAGAGGGTgacacgttaccggacatcacctgtacagcggactgtagacctggctgtacctttgtTTGGACACGACCGGATAACACCAACTTaactgtctcacctgtgttgtcaatgggacaactggacagatcagaacacggAACGTACAGGTGTACTGCATGGAATGTTGGAGGGGAGTCGACTAAAGTGATAAATGTTACTGTGAAAT ATGAGCCACGTCCGTATCAAATGCTCCACCAAAACCAGACGTTTTTTCTATCCCAGTCAGACACCGTTATTTTGTCGTCTACATTCATCTCCAATCCTGCGCCATCTTTCACCTGGACCTTCCAGCCCTACAAATCTTTTGATGCAACGCATCTTAGAGACGGGATGGATGGCGTTATTATACAAAATACGTTTGAGGCGAGTAATGCAACAGCTTTATCAGTTTTGACTCGGACCAGTATACAAGAGATGTGGTTTGGATTATATAACGTCACAGCAACAAACAACCAAGGAAGTGCCATGCTTAGTTTCACAGTTCGTGAAAAAC TGAACCCAGGAATCCCAACCACTCTGTTAATTGGCTGTACCATGCCTCATTCTGTTGAAGTATCATGGAGTGACGGAGGGGACTCTCAGTATTACCGTGTTATGTTCAGCACAGATAGGTTTCTTCTCTCACAAGAGGTTTATCCAGTGACGATTACAAAACACACAGACGGAAGTGACGTGTATAGTCAAAATATAGACAATCTGGATGGAGGCCATGTCTATTTCTTTAAGGTTGTAGCGTACAATAAGTACGGAAACACAACATCGACAGATGCTGTCGGCTGTACTGTTCATGAGC CATGTTCTAGTGGAACTGACAGTATGTATGTCACTGGAGTTGTACTGACGGTCACTAGCGTACTCACGCTTTTGTTCACAGTTGGAATCGAGATTTATTTCAGAC gAAATGGAAGACTATGTCATAG AAAACGTCAGCTTCCAAAACAGAAGGAATACCAGGATGTACAACTTTCAGATCGAG GAGGCAGATCCCAAAGCGAAAATGAAAG ATCTCCATATCAGGAACTTGATACCAATGAGGTTGCCAAGGCGTCCGTGTATTCTGAAATCGGAGGACACCATCATG ATACTGTAACCCTGACCGGGTCGTCTGAGTACGTTGTCCCTGGGACTGAGTTTACACTGACGTGTGATGTACCAGAGGAGGGCAAGGTTGTCACGTTTTACCGCCGTCCTGACGTCACTACTCCAGAAGGTAGTATACAAGTAGCTGGTGACCAATGTTACAACACCAAAGCCAGCCCACCCGTCCCCTGTACACCGGATGTCTGTTCCTGTGTAACGTCTGGAGGCCTTGGTACAGTGTTCCGGTGGATCATACAGCCACAGACGGGAAACCATGGATCTGTGTGGTACTGCAGACGTACCAACTATAACCTACCTAAGTTTACAATGGACAGTGATAACTATACACTCAACATGGCAGGTATGCGTTAA